The Triticum aestivum cultivar Chinese Spring chromosome 3A, IWGSC CS RefSeq v2.1, whole genome shotgun sequence genome includes a region encoding these proteins:
- the LOC123057487 gene encoding expansin-B7-like, giving the protein MASSSVAVAAALILVSHAYGCYAKHHAFPAVANSSWLDAKATWYGAPHGAGPDDNGGACGFKNVNLPPFSSMTSCGNQPLFKDGKGCGSCYQIRCLKSDHPACSGVPKTVIITDMNYYPVSRYHFDLSGTAFGAMAKDGRNDELRHAGMINMQFKRVPCHYPGLTVTFHVEDGSNPFYMAILVEYEDGDGDVKQLDIMESRPGAVSGGKMAPTGQWVPMKESWGSIWRMDAHHPMQGPFSLRVTNESGKTLVAEQVIPIDWKPNKTYSSHVQFH; this is encoded by the exons ATGGCATCCTCCTCCGTTGCGGTCGCGGCTGCTCTGATCCTCGTCTCCCATGCCTATGGCTGCTACGCCAAGCACCACGCGTTTCCTGCTGTGGCCAATTCCAGCTGGCTTGACGCCAAGGCGACATGGTACGGAGCACCCCATGGTGCCGGTCCCGACGAcaacggcggcgcgtgcgggttcAAGAACGTCAACTTGCCACCCTTCTCCTCCATGACCTCCTGCGGCAACCAGCCGCTCTTCAAGGACGGCAAGGGTTGCGGCTCCTGCTACCAG ATAAGGTGCTTAAAGTCAGACCACCCTGCGTGCTCCGGTGTGCCGAAGACGGTGATCATCACGGACATGAACTACTACCCTGTCTCCCGCTACCACTTCGACCTCAGTGGCACCGCCTTCGGAGCCATGGCCAAGGACGGCCGCAACGACGAGCTCCGCCACGCCGGCATGATCAACATGCAGTTCAAGAG GGTGCCGTGCCATTACCCGGGACTGACGGTGACGTTCCATGTGGAGGACGGGTCGAACCCGTTCTACATGGCAATCCTGGTGGAGTACGAGGACGGCGATGGCGATGTGAAGCAGCTGGACATCATGGAGTCGCGACCGGGCGCTGTTAGTGGCGGCAAGATGGCTCCAACGGGGCAGTGGGTGCCCATGAAGGAGTCATGGGGATCCATCTGGAGGATGGATGCCCACCACCCCATGCAGGGGCCATTCTCGTTGCGCGTCACCAACGAGTCCGGGAAGACACTCGTCGCCGAACAGGTTATCCCCATCGATTGGAAGCCCAACAAAACCTACAGCTCCCACGTCCAGTTTCATTAA